A window of the Tiliqua scincoides isolate rTilSci1 chromosome 5, rTilSci1.hap2, whole genome shotgun sequence genome harbors these coding sequences:
- the LOC136652658 gene encoding olfactory receptor 12D1-like: MENLTEVHEFILLGLTDDRREQRILFTPFLLLYMACLLGNGAILTVALAEPRLQTPMYFFLGNLSCLDICYSTVTVPKMLSGFLMGQQAISFLGCLTQLHFFHFLGGSEGMLLGVMAYDRYVAICNPLRYSVIMSKWACLLLAAATWAAGFLYGLMQTVVTSQLSFCGPNHVLHFFCDIKPLLKLACSSTALNLTLLNVVTGCIAMGSFVCTLLSYLYIIIFLFFKFQTWQSRWKAFSTCASHLTVVALMYIPVISNYMLASAGDSSEREVIITVLYSVVTPVLNPLIYTLRNEEVKSSLRKILSRYLLSGRT; this comes from the coding sequence ATGGAGAACCTGACGGAGGTGCATGAATTCATTCTTTTGGGTCTGACTGATGACCGTAGAGAGCAACGCATTCTTTTCACACCCTTCCTGCTGCTCTACATGGCCTGCCTCCTGGGAAATGGGGCCATTTTGACTGTAGCCTTAGCTGAGCCACGGCTCCAGACCCCCATGTACTTTTTCTTAGGCAACCTTTCTTGCCTGGACATATGCTACTCTACAGTGACGGTCCCCAAAATGCTGAGTGGTTTCTTAATGGGCCAGCAGGCAATTTCCTTTCTTGGGTGTCTGACCCAGCTGCATTTTTTTCACTTCCTGGGTGGGAGCGAAGGCATGCTTCTGGGCGTCATGGCCTACGACCGCTATGTAGCCATCTGCAACCCCCTGCGTTATTCTGTCATCATGAGCAAATGGGCTTGCCTCTTGCTAGCTGCAGCCACCTGGGCTGCTGGTTTCCTTTATGGCCTGATGCAAACAGTGGTGACCTCCCAGCTTTCATTCTGTGGCCCCAATCACGTCCTGCACTTCTTTTGTGACATCAAACCCCTGCTCAAACTGGCCTGCAGTAGCACTGCCCTCAACCTCACTCTCCTTAATGTGGTCACTGGTTGTATTGCTATGGGTTCCTTTGTCTGCACTCTCCTCTCCTATCTCTATATCATCATTTTCCTCTTCTTCAAATTCCAGACATGGCAGAGCCGTTGGAAGGCCTTCTCCACCTGTGCTTCCCACCTGACTGTTGTAGCTCTTATGTATATTCCAGTCATCTCAAACtacatgcttgcttctgcaggtGACTCTTCTGAAAGGGAGGTGATCATCACTGTGCTTTACAGTGTGGTCACCCCAGTTTTAAACCCTTTAATCTACACTCTGAGGAATGAAGAGGTAAAATCATCTCTGAGAAAAATCCTAAGCAGATATTTGCTCTCTGGGAGGACCTGA
- the LOC136652659 gene encoding olfactory receptor 12D1-like, with translation MKNQSEVREFILLGLTNDSKEQEILFIVFLLFYVACFLGNGAILTIVVVEPRLHTPMYFFLGNLSCLDICYTTVTMPKMLSGFLTKHQAISFIGCLTQLHFFHFLGSGEAMLLGIMAYDRCVAISNPLRYSNIMSKEACLKLAVATWSVGFFHALMHTVATSQLSFCGPNQVLHFICDIKPLLKLACSSTDLNLILRKAFSTCTSHLTVVTIYLIPVTSNYLLSSIGDSSEREMIITVLYTVVTPVLNPLIYTLRNQEAVLIPLGEKGRVKMQ, from the exons ATGAAGAACCAGTCAGAGGTGCGTGAGTTCATTCTTCTGGGTCTGACAAATGACAGCAAAGAGCAAGAAATTCTCTTCATCGTTTTCCTGCTTTTCTATGTGGCCTGCTTTCTGGGAAATGGGGCCATTTTAACTATAGTGGTAGTAGAGCCAAGGCTCCACACACCCATGTATTTTTTCCTAGGTAACCTTTCCTGTCTGGACATATGCTATACTACAGTGACAATGCCCAAAATGCTGAGCGGTTTCCTCACAAAGCACCAGGCCATTTCCTTCATTGGTTGCCTGActcagctccattttttccatttCCTGGGCAGTGGCGAGGCTATGCTTCTGGGCATCATGGCATACGACCGTTGTGTAGCTATCTCCAACCCCCTGCGTTACTCCAACATCATGAGTAAAGAGGCTTGCCTTAAGCTTGCTGTGGCCACCTGGTCTGTTGGTTTCTTTCATGCCCTAATGCACACAGTGGCAACATCCCAGCTATCATTCTGTGGCCCCAACCAAGTTCTGCACTTCATTTGTGACATCAAACCGCTGCTTAAACTGGCCTGCAGTAGCACTGACCTCAACCTTATCCTCC ggaaagccttctccacttgcaCTTCTCACCTGACCGTTGTGACGATTTACCTAATTCCAGTTACATCAAACTACCTGCTTTCCTCCATAGGTGACTCTTCTGAAAGAGAGATGATCATCACCGTGCTATACACTGTTGTCACCCCAGTTTTAAATCCCTTAATCTATACTCTGAGGAATCAAGAG GCCGTCTTGattccccttggggagaaaggcagggtaaaaatgcagtaa
- the LOC136652660 gene encoding olfactory receptor 12D1-like, with product MKNQSEVHEFILLGLTNASKEQEILFIVFLLFYVACLLGNGAILTVVVAEPRLHTPMYFFLGNLSCLDICYTTVTIPKMLSGFLMEKQAISFTGCLTQLHFFHFFGSSEAMLLTVMAYDLCVAICNPLRYTIIISKRACIRLAVATWSVGFFHALMHAVVTSRLSFCGPNQVLHFICDIKPLLKLACSSTDLNEILLNVVTGSLALSYFFFIIFSYLYIITFLFFKFRTWQSHWKAFSTCTLWLFI from the coding sequence ATGAAGAACCAGTCAGAGGTACATGAGTTCATTCTTCTGGGTCTGACAAATGCCAGCAAAGAGCAAGAAATTCTCTTCATCGTTTTCCTGCTTTTCTATGTGGCCTGTCTTCTGGGAAATGGGGCCATTTTGACTGTAGTGGTAGCAGAGCCAAGGCTCCACAcgcccatgtatttcttcctaggTAACCTTTCCTGTCTGGACATATGCTATACTACAGTGACGATACCCAAAATGCTGAGCGGTTTCCTCATGGAGAAGCAGGCCATTTCCTTCACTGGGTGCCTGACTCAGCTGCACTTCTTCCACTTTTTTGGCAGCAGTGAGGCTATGCTTCTAACTGTCATGGCATATGACCTCTGTGTCGCCATCTGCAACCCCCTGCGTTACACCATCATCATCAGCAAACGGGCTTGCATTCGGCTAGCTGTCGCCACCTGGTCTGTTGGTTTCTTTCATGCCCTAATGCACGCAGTAGTGACATCCCGGCTATCATTCTGTGGCCCCAACCAAGTCCTGCATTTTATTTGTGACATCAAACCCCTGCTCAAACTGGCCTGCAGTAGCACTGACCTCAACGAGATCCTCCTCAATGTGGTCACCGGTTCTCTTGCCCTGAGTTACTTCTTTTTCATCATCTTCTCCTACCTCTATATCATCACCTTCCTCTTCTTCAAATTCCGGACATGGCAGAGTCATtggaaagccttctccacctgcacGTTGTGGCTATTTATCTAA